AAGAGGTAAAGGTTTTCAATCATTGAATTTTATTGTATTCGATCGTTGGGGAAATAAGATGTTTGAATCAGCAGACAAGGAGATAGGTTGGGATGGAAGATTTAATGGTAACATAGTCGCAGCTGGAGTTTATGTTTATTACGTAGAAGTAGAATATTATAACGGAACTTCTGAAGTAATAGAAGGAAATATTTGTGTGACTTTTTAAAGAAGATGATAATGAAAAAATTAAGTTTAATAATATTGGCCTTGATGGTGTTTAAGGTTTTTGTTGGTCAAGATATTCATTTTGCACAATTTTATAACACACCATTAGTGATTAATCCATCTTTAGCAGGTGGTGATGACGGTACTTTTTCAGGTGTTTTAAATTACCGGGAACAATGGCGTAGTGCTGGTAATGCATACAATACTTTTGGCGTTTCAGCCGATGGAGGATTAATGAAAAAAATAGATAAAGGGTTTCTTGGTGTAGGAGGAGCAGTGTATAATGATAAGCAAGGAGATGTTAGTTTAAGTCGTTTACACGCTAAATTATCATTGGCATATCATACGCAAATTTCCAGACAGCAATATTTTAATGCAGGAATATCAGGAGGAATAGCACAAACAAGCATTGATAGAGCTAAGATGATTTTTGATGATCAATATGATGGAAGTGGTTATAATTCTTCTA
The sequence above is drawn from the Flavobacteriales bacterium genome and encodes:
- a CDS encoding gliding motility-associated C-terminal domain-containing protein, coding for RGKGFQSLNFIVFDRWGNKMFESADKEIGWDGRFNGNIVAAGVYVYYVEVEYYNGTSEVIEGNICVTF